From the Candidatus Leptovillus gracilis genome, the window GCCAGGAAACGGGCGCGCCGCTTGGTGCGGGTAAAAATCAACACGCGCCCGGTGTTGGTCTGGTTTAGCATGGAAAAGAGCAGCTTTTTCTTCAGCCCTTCGGGGACGGGATAAAGGGCGTGGGACACCGTTTTGGCCGGCGCAATCACGTCTACCTGCACCGTGACCGGGTTTTTCAGGATGTCATTGGCGAGTTTGCGGATGTCGTCGGGCATGGTGGCCGAGAAGAAGAGGGTTTGCCGCCGCTGGGGAACCAGTTTGAGGATGCGGCGAATGTCGGGCAAAAAGCCCATGTCGAACATGCGGTCGGCTTCGTCCAGCACCAGCACTTCCACCGTGGAGAGGTCAATGCTGCTCTCGCTCACCAGGTCCAGCAGGCGTCCGGGGCAGGCCACGACGATTTCCGCGCCGCGCTTCAACGCCTCCACCTGGCGGCCTTTGCCGACGCCGCCGTACACGGTGGCGCTGCGAATTTGGGTGCGTTTGCCCAGGTCTACGGCCGTCTGGTGGATTTGTTCCGCCAGTTCACGGGTGGGAGCCACAATGAGGACACGCACACGGCGCGTTGGCCCGGCGAGCAGTCCTTGCATGATCGGCAGCATGAACGCGGCCGTTTTGCCTGTTCCGGTTTGCGCCAGACCAAGCACATCACGGCCTTGCAGCACATGGGGGATGGCTTGTTGTTGGATGGGGGTGGGCGTGGTATAGCCCATAGATTTGATGCCGACGTTCAGGCGCGCATCAAGAGAAAATTGTTCAAAATTCAATGAAAGTCTCCTTGACTTCGTTGAGCCAAGTCGCACTCTCAGCCCGAAATTCGTTATAGTTGGGTTAACCAATCGCCTGGCAACCAATCGGGATGCAATGCTGTAGCAGCCGCAATCCGACAGGGGAGTATAGACCGGGTACGGCCGTTGCGCCAACTTTGCTCATGCTCCCAACCAAAAGTGGTAGAATACTGTCCATGGACGGAACAAAACGCAGCAACATCAAACCGGGCCAGCGCGTGGCGATTGTGCTGAAGCAAGACCAGCGCAGCGGTAAACTGACGGAAGGCATTGTCAAAGACATCCTGACCAACTCACCCACCCACCCGCACGGCATCAAAGTGCGCCTGGAAAGCGGCGCGGTGGGCCGGGTGAAGGACATAGTGGTCTAGTTCTCTATCCGTTTGTGCAAACGGCTGGTACGCAGCCAGACGATACGGCCGTCGCCATCTCGCAAAAACTCCAACTTATCGCCC encodes:
- a CDS encoding DEAD/DEAH box helicase, producing the protein MNFEQFSLDARLNVGIKSMGYTTPTPIQQQAIPHVLQGRDVLGLAQTGTGKTAAFMLPIMQGLLAGPTRRVRVLIVAPTRELAEQIHQTAVDLGKRTQIRSATVYGGVGKGRQVEALKRGAEIVVACPGRLLDLVSESSIDLSTVEVLVLDEADRMFDMGFLPDIRRILKLVPQRRQTLFFSATMPDDIRKLANDILKNPVTVQVDVIAPAKTVSHALYPVPEGLKKKLLFSMLNQTNTGRVLIFTRTKRRARFLAQDLEKEGHNVQALQGNMSQNKRQQAIDGFRGGKYDILVATDIAARGIDVTDISHVINFDMPDTVDAYTHRIGRTGRAQETGEAFTFATQDDHVMIRDIEKVLGAPIERRQLDGFDYNGYTAWPG
- a CDS encoding YwbE family protein yields the protein MDGTKRSNIKPGQRVAIVLKQDQRSGKLTEGIVKDILTNSPTHPHGIKVRLESGAVGRVKDIVV